Proteins found in one Triticum urartu cultivar G1812 chromosome 4, Tu2.1, whole genome shotgun sequence genomic segment:
- the LOC125554630 gene encoding uncharacterized protein LOC125554630, giving the protein MAMAGLLLKLLPPSPPNDGATTSTTSPAAVKLTYPEFNGWLWELPGGFRVLVDPILIGNLDFGIPWLFDAAKKTLPKSQPVAGLLAGVDLLLITQSLDDHCHLRTLTQLAAIRPGLPVVATPNARPILSALPFTHVTYLEPGQSTAAAAVTVLATASPVLGPPWQRPENGYIVTTAAGGKTEIERAEDAGGRGREGGRGGG; this is encoded by the exons ATGGCcatggccggcctcctcctcaaGCTCCTCCCTCCATCACCTCCCAACGACGGTG CAACGACCTCGACGACGTCTCCGGCGGCGGTGAAGCTCACCTACCCCGAGTTCAACGGCTGGCTGTGGGAGCTGCCCGGCGGCTTCCGCGTCCTCGTCGACCCCATCCTCATCGGCAACCTCGACTTCGGCATCCCTTGGCTCTTCGACGCCGCCAAGAAGACCCTCCCCAAGTCCCAGCCAGTCGCCGgcctcctcgccggcgtcgacCTGCTGCTCATCACCCAGAGCCTGGACGACCACTGCCACCTCCGCACCCTCACCCAGCTCGCCGCCATCCGCCCCGGCCTCCCCGTCGTCGCCACGCCCAACGCGCGCCCAATCCTCTCCGCCCTCCCCTTCACCCACGTCACCTACCTCGAGCCCGGCCagtccaccgccgccgccgccgtcaccgTGCTCGCCACCGCCAGCCCCGTGCTCGGCCCGCCGTGGCAGCGCCCCGAGAATGGCTACATCGTCACCACCGCCGCCGGCGGGAAAACAGAAATTGAACGGGCAGAGGATGCAGGAGGAAGGGGGAGGGAAGGGGGGAGGGGCGGTGGCTAG